In the Balaenoptera musculus isolate JJ_BM4_2016_0621 chromosome 2, mBalMus1.pri.v3, whole genome shotgun sequence genome, TCATTCCCTCACTCACTCCATTCAGGTCTGTACTTAAAACACCACTCTATCAGAGACCTTCCCTGAGGAGTCTCGGAAGGAGTAACTTCTTCCCTCTGCCAATCTCCATCCCCGTCACGGGCCGGACTTTTCTTCAAAGGCACCCACTATCACctggagtttgtttgtttgctgtcaTCTCCCCCACTAGCATGCAGCACCACCAGAGCTTTACTCACTAGTATCCCCAGCGCAGGGCCCGTGCAGacaaacaaatgtttgctggaagcataaatgaatgaacaatgcCCTTCCTCCTAGACTGATTTCCCAGTTGGGCTCCGGGAATGTCCTGAACTTGCCCTTCAGGCCCACCTATGCTGCAGCTGCTCTGGCTCCTAATCAACGAGTATTGAGGGGGGagggtatttattctttttgatagtaATGGgttgaagggaaggaaaagagtatAGTTTTCAGTTTTACTTGGCGGTCTAGAATGATTTGAAAGGGACTTTCTGCTTCCtcaatgggaaaacaaaaacaaaatgcccCTCATCTAACGCGCCTTCCCCGGCTTGGAAGCTCCCGGCTGCTCTGCCCCACACCCAGGCTCAGGTGGCCGCTCTGGGTGCGGCGAGCGCAAGGTGCGCTAAGTAGGGGTGAAAGGGCAGAGGGAGGCGAGCGCTCAGGTTCACGCAAATGCATGCGGGTTTGAGGAAGGCGGAACCGCACGCCCTTCAGCGGGAACTCTTCCCAGACCCGCCCCCACTGCGCTCCTCGCCCCGCCCCATCCCCCTTCCGCCCCCGCCCCGTCCGCGCGCAGCGCTCACCTTTGCCCGTTTCTCCcgccctgcccccctcccagccTAGCTCTCCCGGCCCGGCCCCCTGACGTCGTCCCCGCCGTTTCCCAttacttccctctttctctcgGCCCCCGGTTCCGTGTCTGCGGCTCGAAGATCTCTCCTTCGTACCCCGACCCAGCCACCGCCCGCCCCCAAAGCCCCTCTGGGAGGCTCGGTCGCCTCCGAAGTCCAGGTCTGGCTGCGGCGGCCGAGGCGGGCTCTGCCCTGGGGCACCACGACCCCGCCTCACCCGGACCCCTTCGTTCCCTCCACCTGGCCAAGCagtccccgcccccgccccgcccccgccccccgggctCCAGGAAGCGCTAGAAGAGAGGGCTTGTGGTGGGTGTAGGCGAAGATCGCAAAGATCCGAGAACCGAGAGGCCCCGCAAGCCGCTCCCCTGCCCTGTCCTGGCTCAGGCACAGCTGCGCTGCCCCTGGGAAATGAAAATGACCGCGGATACCCTTAGACGCGTCCTCCGCCCCAGGAACGCTgagcttcctcttccctccctcccaatcCAGCTCGAGCTGGCGGGCCCGACGGGGGTCTGGGCAAGGGCCCCGAACCCAGGCAACCCCGCCTCCAGCCCCGAGACGCTCTCGGCTGAAACTCGGCAGGGACTGTGGATCGCAAAGCcccgtgggggaggggagggagcggcGCCCGCTTGGAGCCAGGGGAGGGGTCTCCCGGAAGGGCGACTCAACTCTCCGCCCCCTCGGGGAAGCTGTTGCATCAGCTTCGAGATCCCAAATTAAAGAAAGTGGTCTCCACCGGGCCAGGAAGGTGTCGGGCCGTAGGGCCGCCGCCAGGAGGCAGCACTTAACCAAAAATGTCCGGGCTGAGAGTGTCCGGGAGGCTGGAGTCCCCACCGCACCTTTCATCTGAAGAGTCTTAGTGGCAGAGTGGACCAATAAAAGAGGAAGTTGCTGGGGAAAGGGATGTGAAAATGTTTCACCACGTATTAAACCTAAAAGATGACTTGTAAATAATACAATTTCCTTTAGTATACTTTATGGACAGTCCAGCTTTGGCATCTTTTAAAGCCACTCTGCAGAGATTCATAGAGAACCACCCCACCCCCGTTCAAGACCAGTCTGGTGGAAAGGCACACAGCTTAAGAGACTTCCCAGCTaccaggcaagaaaaaaagagtgtagCCCGAGGTCATAATTTACTCATCCTGAAGCTGGGTCATTTAACACAGAATTTAGCCTGTACTGATTGAGCAGGGATTTGACAGccatgggaaaagaaaaggaatatgtTACAATAAATTATGTAAGTAATAAGGAAATAATATGCAAAGCAATGTATTGTGTGAGTGGGTGGTTTATAGCTGTCAGTTCCCACAGTTCTTTCATGGAGTGACAGTGATTTGGGGTGACAGTGATTTTGATCTTTTTTGAGCCGTCCTAAGGAGGAAGCCAATGAAGGAACATGAAGTAAGACACTTCCCAAATAGTTCGCTCTTCTTCAACCTTCAATTTAGTCACGGTATGCAAAAAGGGGAAGAGGTTGCGAAATGAGGTGGAATTAGCTACCCAGAGTCAACTTCACTTAATGTTCTTTCTCCAACATCATCATTATTCATCACAACAGTTCAAAAAGCACCAACTTTCCCAGTGCACTTGTACAAAAATTACTGTATACAGACCTGACAGAAGGCTATTTGAATAAACATGTTGGACGAAAACATGAATGGACAACAATGTGTTAAAGCCAAATGCAGGCTGTGATGCCCTGGAGAGGCAAAGGAGTTTAAGTAACAGAGGAAAGACATGAAGCTCAGATTCCGGATGCTTCCCACCGTTGTTAACTCTAGCCTTTGCCAGATGACGTCCAGAGGTTGAAAGACATTCAGTTAGGGGATGATGAAACCGCTTTCCTGTGGCTTAGAGTCTGATGAAGTCATTGAGGAGTGCTGTCCTAGTGCCAGACCCAATCCCCTGCAACAGTGTTCCATGAGGTCCCTGAGAATGCTGATGATGTTAGCTGTCAGCACTacagttctctttctctctccctctcaaaaACCTAACCCATATTTCCAACCCATGGATTTCCAACCCATGGATTGTCCCCCCTGCCACATCACTCTAACCACATCAAAGGCTGAACTCATCTTCCTTCCAAAGACCTTTCCCCTCCCAGTTTTCCAGATCAAGATTCCCATCTGCCCCAAAGTCCTCCAGCTCTGGCTCCTTGACTCCCACGACTATTAAATTAGTGCATGTGTTCAGTTCTGCGTGTGGAGTTCATATTGTCCACATTATTTCTTCCCCTTAATGCATGTGGCCTTTTTTATGATTTTGCACCCATAGTGTGTGAGCTACTAAAAGAGGAGTGTTGCTGGTTCAACTCCTTTATATAGTGTTGATGGTAGTGCCAGCCTGTCATCTTTCCTACGAATCTTGAATGTTGACACCGACGTTATTTTTCCAGCCCTTGGCTCCTACTACATGATTCTCCAACTGTAAATTATGTAATGGGATTGCAGTGCTGTCTGCCTCAGCCGTCTACCTCAGAACCAGCCAAAGGCACGTGGAGCCTAGCCTGGGAAAGGTGTTACTCAGTCATTATTGCAACTGTAAAACAATAAATCCACAGCCACATTTTGGTTCAATTTCCTGATCTTTGAAAATTACAAGCTATCTCTACAGTGATTGCTTCCTGGTCTGTCTTATCTACTTTACGggtttattatgaaaatttataaagaagTGTTTTGTATCATTTATACAGAAGTGTTTTGATAACTGAAAATTAAGTgtacaaatgtaaaatggtaatgGTACTCTATTGTCTTACTTCCCTTGCTTAGTTTTTTGGGTCCATCCGTTGGCTTATAGCCAAGGTTCTTTTATTCCCATCCCTTCTAGTTCAGCCCTCCCCTATACCATTCTTATTGTTATCGAAACAGCTGCTTTTACTTCTTAAACCAGGACCCACCCTTCCCCTCTTTCAAAGCACAGTTCAGAGCCACCTCCTGTGGAAAAACTTCCCAGTCTTGCAGAAGGAAACGATAAACTTCCAGATAGGCCATTACACCACTCCCTCAGTTTCCCCCAGTCAGCATATGTTTAAGTGTCTAGCCTAGCACAAGAGTAATGGCCACTTTTGTAGGCGCTTCaccatttataaagcactttcactTACCTTATTgttcttaaaatgttttcataaatgtGATGTATTTTAAGCTTTTTCTTCAATGAAGAAATTAGGGATAAATGACTTCCCCAAGgcaagtacaggcatacctcggagctaaccatcacaataaagcaaatatcacaataaagtgagtcacaggaattttttagtttcccagtacatgtaaaattatgtttacactatattaaagtctattaagtgtgcaatagtattatgtctaaaaaaaaaagtacataccttattCGAAAAATatcttattgctaaaaaatgccaaaacaattacaatagtaacatcgaagatcactgatcacagatcaccataacaaataataatgccaaagcttgaaatatttcaagcattaccaaaatgtgacagaaagGCACAAAGAGAACAAATGCTGTTTGAAAATCTGGCATTGATAGACTTGATCTGTGCAAggttgctacaaaccttcaatttgtaaaaaatgcaatacctgcaaagcacaataaaagtATGTCTGTGAGTgataaaaaaagagggaaggagccACGGATCTGGGTTTGCCACTTACTACTACCTACCTCACAAAGTTTTTGCGAGGATTATATTACACAATCTGTGGTGGTAGCtcttataaaaatggaatcagatCTTAGCTCCAATACCTCTTCCTCAAGAAAGCCTTATTAGACAGCCTACTCCAGATCAAGTTCCCATCATATGCTCACAAGCAGCACCTACTTCCCTTCCCAGCACTCATCTCAGCTGTAATATTACAGTAATGTGTATGATTATTTGATTATCATCATCTCTCTCTAGACTAGGAGCTCTATCTGAATAGGGACGTCTGCTCTGCTCTCCACACCGAATACAGTGCTTATCACATACAAGTTCTTCAATTTCGTTTGATAAATGAGAACTGAAACCCAAATTTTCTGATTCACTCTCAATTTGACTCTTAGGCTGGGGGAAATACGTTACAGTGATGCCAGAAGACAGAATGCGGTCACGTGGATGTTACTCAActgatataaaagaataaatttcaaaggaCTAGAGACCGCTGCGGGGcaatggagggggtgggggtggggggaaacagTTCAGAACGGTTAAGTCTGGGCGCACGCGACTTCCGCACGGTTGTAACCACCACTGAGAATGCATACGCTGAACGACCGTTCTCGCCCAAAAATCCCTGGAAGCAGTTTTGTCCCTCTTTTCCGTACGATGAACCAAGATGGCGTGGCCCTTGATTGAAAACCAGATTCAAGATGGCGACTTCCGGCTTCCCGCGCAGCGTCGCGCGTGGCCACGAGGCCACGCCCACTTCCGGCTCCTGCGCCTCAGCATGGCTGCTTTACGTTTAGTGCTCTCTGGTAAGCGGGTGTAGGGTATGGGGGCTCGGGGGTTCGTGGAGGCGGGCCCGGGACGCCTGGGCTGGCTGCACGGCCTCTCTCCCAACTCTGCCCTGTTTTCCCAGCAGGTGTCCGGAGGCTGCACTGCGGCGCCGTGGCTCGGGCGGGCAGTCAGTGGCGACTCCAGTGAGTGCCGGTCTGGGGGGAACTGAGGGGCCAGAAGCTGGGCTGAGTCCTCACGGAACTGTTTTTCTCCACCCAGGCAGGGCCTTGCTGCCAACCCCTCCGACTACGGGCCCCTTACGGAGCTCCCAGACTGGTCTTATGCGGGTGAGCGCTGATCTGACAGTTAACTCTACTTCGGAGATTTTCACCCAGAGGGAACGCCCCTGGacggaggggggtgggggggcgtgtCAAGGTGCGGGTTGTGTCTGAGTGGACAAAGTATTGAACTTTGTATTTGGAGTTGGGGGGAAGAAAtcctattgtttattttataaattaaactacGCCTATGGAAAGTAAAGCTAGACAGGATCTTCTTGGCTTGTGGGGATAAGCAGAAGCTAACTCTGATGTGGGGCATCCCGCGGGAGGGACAAGACTTCATGTGTCTAAGAGGGACGTGGTGTTTTTAAAGTTACGAAGAACCGCCCTTCTGTGTGGTGAGTACATTGTTGAGAATTTGTTACCAAGTGCAGGTAGAGCTCTTTGAAAGGCTGCCTAAATGAGCGTCTCAGAGAGAGGCTTAGAAGAGTGAAGACAGAGGATGACGGGGCTCTCTGCAGAAAAGTTTCTTCCTTTAccttaaaacaagacaaaacaaaacgcCCTAGAAAGGAAGGACCTTAGAAAAGTTGAAGCCACTCCCCACTGCATTGGGACTCCAGTTCACAGGTGGTAAAATTGAGGCCTACAGAAGTAAATCGCTCAGGAGCACACAGCTAGATAATAGCAAAGCCAGGACTAGAactgggcagaggccaggccccCTTCAACAGCACAGAAACCTGAGTACCGGATTCTATAGGAGTATGAACCTTCTTAATCAGATACTTGGTGGCTGAGGAGGATGGTGAAGATTCTTTTCCTACTTGTTATTTACTGTAGGAAGCCTAGGAGCTCCTTGAAGTCGTATGGAATATTGGGAAGACTctggaattgaatttttttttactttattttatttttacttatttatttttggctgcgttgggtctttctttagttgccgcgagcaggggctactcttcgttgcggtgcacgggcttctcattgtggtggcttctcctgttgggagcacgggctctaggcgcctgggcttcagtagttgtggcacacgtgctcagtagttgtggctcacgggctctagagcgcaggctcagtagctgtggcgcacgggcttagtcgctccgtggcatgtgggatcttcccggaccagggattgaacccacgtcccctgcattggcaggcggattcttaaccactgtgccgccagggaagcccatggaatTGATTCTTAATCCAGGCTTCTCTACTTGCTAACTTTGTGGTTAGCAAGTTACTTAATGGTAtctctcagtttccacatctgtaaaagaaGAATACCTATCTCCGATGGTTCTTGGAAGGATAAAATGAAACAACCAGTGTAAAGCACCTGATATACACAGTATTGGTTCCCTTTCCTGATGAATATTATCTCTTATTTGTCTTGCCTTCAAACTTTTGGACAGAGttttcactgtttctttctttgtagaaAGTAAGTATCCTTTTAATCTCTG is a window encoding:
- the MRPL52 gene encoding 39S ribosomal protein L52, mitochondrial isoform X2; the encoded protein is MAWPLIENQIQDGDFRLPAQRRAWPRGHAHFRLLRLSMAALRLVLSGVRRLHCGAVARAGSQWRLQQGLAANPSDYGPLTELPDWSYADGRPAPPMKGQLRRKAQREKFARRVVLLSQEMDAGLQAWQLRQQEKLQEEERKQQNALKPKGALLQNPRPSQ
- the MRPL52 gene encoding 39S ribosomal protein L52, mitochondrial isoform X1; the encoded protein is MAWPLIENQIQDGDFRLPAQRRAWPRGHAHFRLLRLSMAALRLVLSAGVRRLHCGAVARAGSQWRLQQGLAANPSDYGPLTELPDWSYADGRPAPPMKGQLRRKAQREKFARRVVLLSQEMDAGLQAWQLRQQEKLQEEERKQQNALKPKGALLQNPRPSQ